The window CTTACTTGTAATATCATATACGACGCGGTTCACGTGAGGCACTTCATTAACAATTCTTGTAGAAATTTTCTCTAATACGTCCCATGGAATCCGCGCCCAATCCGATGTCATCCCGTCTATAGATGTAACCGCACGAATAGCAATGGTGTGGTCATATGTTCGAGCATCGCCCATAACTCCTACGCTACGAATGTCTGGAAGCACGGTGAAGTACTGCCAAATATCGCGTTCTAATCCAGCTTTTTTAATTTCTTCACGTAAAATCGCATCAGATTCACGAACAATCTCTAATTTTTCTTCTGTTACTTCTCCAAGCACTCGAATACCTAAACCTGGTCCAGGGAATGGTTGACGCCAAACGATTTCGTCCGGAATTCCTAATTGGGTTCCTAGGGCACGGACCTCATCTTTAAAAAGTGTATTTAACGGTTCAATTAATTTAAATTTCATATCTTCTGGTAACCCACCGACATTATGGTGAGACTTAATCGTTTGTGCTGTTGCTGTCCCACTTTCGATAATATCCGTGTATAGCGTTCCTTGAGCTAAAAACTCAATACCTTCTAATTTCGCTGCTTCATCGTCGAAGACGTAAATAAATTCGTTTCCAATAATTTTACGCTTCTGCTCTGGGTCAGTCACACCTTTTAGTTTATTTAAGAAGCGATCTCTTGCGTCCACTTTAATGACGTTCATATCAAACCCTTTTGCAAACGTCTCCATGACGCTTTCCGCTTCTCCTTTACGAAGCAATCCGTGATCAACGAAAATACATGTCAGCTGTTTTCCAATGGCTTTATGAATTAACACCGCAACGACGGAAGAGTCGACCCCACCACTTAAAGCGCATAATACTTTTTTATCTCCTACCGTCTCACGGATTTTTTGAATTTCCATCTCAATAAAGTTTTCCATGGACCAATTTCCTTCACAGCCGCACACGTCGAAAACGAAATTCTTTAACAAATCATTTCCATAAACCGAATGACGAACTTCCGGGTGGAATTGAACCGCATAAAGCTTGCGTACTTCATTGCTCATTGCCGCGATTGGACAAGAAGGGTTAGTCGCATCTACTGTGAATCCTGCCGGCGCTTCCGTTACTAAGTCACTATGACTCATCCATACCACTTGTTCAGATGGAAGGCCTTTAAATAAGGTGGATTCGTTTTCTACATGAATGGTTGCTTTTCCATACTCACGGTGAGTCGCTTTTTCCACGGTTCCACCAAAGTGCTTTGTCATCAGCTGCATGCCGTAGCAAATTCCTAAAATCGGAATCCCTAATTCAAAAATACGTTCATCACAATGGAAAGCATTTTCAGCATAAACGCTATTTGGACCACCAGAAAAGATAATCCCTTTTGGATTCATTTCTTGCAGTTTTTCCACCGTAATCGTATGAGGATGTAATTCACTATAGACCCCGAACTCACGAATCCGGCGTGTAATTAATTGGTTATACTGGCTTCCAAAATCAAGTACGACAATCATTTCTTGAATTTGTTTTTCCGTTTTCCCTGACAAGATGTTCACCCCATGAAATTATTCTTTAAGACAATTTTGTGGCGCCATTGATGAAAACAAGGGATTGTTTTCTTATTTTTCCTCAAATTCCTGAAGCCATTATGGCTTTTCGTTGGTTGGTTCGAGTGCTTCAAGTTCATAAAAGAAAAACTAGAATTCCCCTTTCCTTATGAAAAGCAGAATTCTAGTTTTAAGCACAAAAGTGCCTATAGAACCTCTGCCTTCATAGTCAAATCATTTACGGTGATTTGGTAGAAACTTTCGAACCATATTATCGAAAATATATGAAGGGCAACCACATTCGATTTTAAATTAGTTCTCATTTTATACTTGATTTACCCGATGGTCAACTAGTTGTCTTTTTGATTAAATATTCCCACAATTCTTTCGTTTGGTCCCATGAAGGGTGGTCTTGGCCTCGGTACACGTATTTTTCATACTCCAACGTTAATCGGCTCATCGCATCGGTTGAAAAGAATTCGTCCACCCTTTTGGCGTAGCTTCTTAACGTTTGCCCGTCTTTTAAGGTTAACCCATACCGCTTCAACTGGTGTAACAATTGTTCATAAGCGTGTGGAAAATGGTTTTGATTAGCACGGAAGCGATAATACAACATCCACCAGTATGGTAACCATCTTCTTCGGAGCAAATATAGGACCCATATGATGACAGTGACAGCTAAAAGAGTGATCCCAATCGCTACAAGATGCTCTTTCGTCCATGTCACAAACTGTTCCCATATTTCTTTTATGGATACCCCATTTTTGTCTTCGTCTTTTTCTTCCAGTTTGTTCTCCTCGTTATCGTCTTCTTGCTCTAATACGGAAGGATCAAACGTGTCATCGTCGTTAATATCCGGCTGTTGGAAAACAACATAGTTATCAAAACCTTTCGTCGGTTCAAACGGGACCCACCCGACATCTGGGAAAAACACTTCTACCCACGAATGAGCATTATAGTTTGTAATACGATATTCTTTGTACGTGGAATCAAGCGCCTTTTTATATTCCCCCGCTGTATAGCCTTTCACCCAACGCGCCGGAACACCAACGGCTCTTAATAAAACAACCATCGCTGTCGAATAGTTATCACAGTATCCGCGCTTCGTTTCAAACAAAAATTGATCAACATAATCTTGTTCGGGACGTGGGTAAGGGACATTAACTTGGTCATACACAAAATCCCCTTGTTGAAAATAATCCTCAATCGCTTTCGCTTGGTCGTACCAATTTTCTTTCCCTTCAACGATTTCCTGAGCCAAATCAATGACACGTTGAGGTAAATTGTCAGGTAGTTGTGTGTAATGATTCAAAAACTGAAGATCAATATCCGTTCTATCTACAGTTGCTTGACGCAACACTTCTACGTCATATACCGGAATCTGGTATTGAAAAGAGTAGGAAGCTAAATATTGAGTGCCTGTCTCAATTTTTTGAGCTTCAAAATCTACATGAAATAACGTAGAATCGTTTGCCTCAACGACTTTTGTTCCATACGGATACACAAGGTGGCGGTACCG of the Bacillus sp. (in: firmicutes) genome contains:
- the guaA gene encoding glutamine-hydrolyzing GMP synthase → MIVVLDFGSQYNQLITRRIREFGVYSELHPHTITVEKLQEMNPKGIIFSGGPNSVYAENAFHCDERIFELGIPILGICYGMQLMTKHFGGTVEKATHREYGKATIHVENESTLFKGLPSEQVVWMSHSDLVTEAPAGFTVDATNPSCPIAAMSNEVRKLYAVQFHPEVRHSVYGNDLLKNFVFDVCGCEGNWSMENFIEMEIQKIRETVGDKKVLCALSGGVDSSVVAVLIHKAIGKQLTCIFVDHGLLRKGEAESVMETFAKGFDMNVIKVDARDRFLNKLKGVTDPEQKRKIIGNEFIYVFDDEAAKLEGIEFLAQGTLYTDIIESGTATAQTIKSHHNVGGLPEDMKFKLIEPLNTLFKDEVRALGTQLGIPDEIVWRQPFPGPGLGIRVLGEVTEEKLEIVRESDAILREEIKKAGLERDIWQYFTVLPDIRSVGVMGDARTYDHTIAIRAVTSIDGMTSDWARIPWDVLEKISTRIVNEVPHVNRVVYDITSKPPATIEWE
- a CDS encoding transglutaminase codes for the protein MTEKANRTFRIVLAILGFLLLWEWLQPIQQLTDTGYIGYFVLFVALILGLLYTRVRFFYILGVALAYIFFFIHRWHFSIPTDEPRWLSLWTLDMIRIIHQDWELVSDSFRTLLFFFVLWMMSHLLYYWLQVKNSIFLFYVMTVLYITILDTFTPYDGTMAIIRAVIFGFLLLGLLTLKRIIDAENISVGKETVRLWTIPLAIFIAFSSIVSFVAPKFSPIWPDPVPYIKSYAEGAGEGEGITGSVIRYSFDDTQLGGPFIGDNHVVFSAAVRTPHYWRVESKDTYTGKGWEQSKVYSKIHTFVTDGTLTNPFHPDKLMGLDPEVVWDDERIVYEATVNINQRYRHLVYPYGTKVVEANDSTLFHVDFEAQKIETGTQYLASYSFQYQIPVYDVEVLRQATVDRTDIDLQFLNHYTQLPDNLPQRVIDLAQEIVEGKENWYDQAKAIEDYFQQGDFVYDQVNVPYPRPEQDYVDQFLFETKRGYCDNYSTAMVVLLRAVGVPARWVKGYTAGEYKKALDSTYKEYRITNYNAHSWVEVFFPDVGWVPFEPTKGFDNYVVFQQPDINDDDTFDPSVLEQEDDNEENKLEEKDEDKNGVSIKEIWEQFVTWTKEHLVAIGITLLAVTVIIWVLYLLRRRWLPYWWMLYYRFRANQNHFPHAYEQLLHQLKRYGLTLKDGQTLRSYAKRVDEFFSTDAMSRLTLEYEKYVYRGQDHPSWDQTKELWEYLIKKTTS